One part of the Dermacentor silvarum isolate Dsil-2018 chromosome 6, BIME_Dsil_1.4, whole genome shotgun sequence genome encodes these proteins:
- the LOC119456695 gene encoding uncharacterized protein LOC119456695: protein MFSPQLSSALGQTHRGPCCVVPGCSLRSGTNLLSQVRTFRFPRESDRRDAWIAAVRRDKWVPTKSSQICSAHFIQGRPSSDPTHPDYVPTIFPYRDQGNTNQKLQRYQRGQRRRSVQASGPAVGSKSAQVQICVPTASDLATSSVTDNNVGLEDYTKDSCEAETETTLTMVDISALTLENAALKDKVACLEEQLASAKKKNAELEMKNQPVPIRKITRDIVMKSQKAVKFHTGVVSAEMFAALLQMVLSVWSPTTRTTLDPEQQLILVLMRLRLGLLTEDLAFRFGISVTSVSRIFHSWLDVLAENFKKLLIWPSRRTLQSRCPEAFKDAAFENRERAERPRTAQSSQGPSSSRPQTSSGSSYCNGVGGLPVVGAPLYTTQPSFYSSSPVDLTWQD, encoded by the exons ATGTTTTCGCCACAATTATCATCCGCTCTTGGACAAACACATCGAGGGCCTTGCTGTGTTGTCCCTGGATGCAGCCTGCGGTCTGGCACCAACCTCCTTTCGCAAGTGCGAACATTCAGGTTTCCCAGAGAAAGCGACAGACGGGACGCCTGGATCGCAGCAGTGCGAAGGGATAAATGGGTGCCTACAAAGAGCTCTCAGATTTGTTCTGCTCATTTCATCCAAG GCCGGCCGTCGTCAGACCCTACCCATCCGGACTATGTCCCTACAATATTTCCGTACCGTGATCAAGGCAACACGAACCAGAAACTTCAGCGGTACCAGCGTGGCCAAAGGAGGCGCAGTGTGCAAGCTAGCGGACCTGCAGTGGGGAGCAAAAGTGCACAGGTGCAAATATGTGTACCTACTGCAAGTGACCTTGCAACATCGTCAGTAACTGACAATAATGTTGGCCTCGAGGATTACACTAAAGATTCTTGTGAAGCTGAAACAGAGACAACACTTACTATGGTTGATATATCTGCTCTTACTTTAGAGAATGCAGCACTAAAAGATAAGGttgcttgtttagaagaacagctggcatcagcaaagaaaaaaaatgcggagcTTGAGATGAAAAATCAGCCAGTTCCGATTCGGAAGATAACTAGGGACATTGTTATGAAGTCTCAGAAAGCTGTTAAGTTCCACACAGGTGTCGTGTCTGCAGAAATGTTTGCTGCATTGCTTCAAATGGTTCTGTCTGTCTGGAGCCCAACAACTCGAACAACCCTGGATCCAGAGCAGCAGCTCATTTTAGTGCTTATGAGACTGCGTCTGGGACTTCTGACGGAAGATCTAGCATTTCGGTTTGGCATTTCTGTAACTTCCGTAAGCCGCATTTTTCATTCGTGGCTAGATGTCTTAGCTGAGAACTTCAAGAAGCTCTTGATTTGGCCATCTCGTAGAACACTGCAATCTAGGTGCCCTGAGGCATTCAAAGATGCTGCATTCGAGAAT CGCGAGAGAGCAGAACGGCCCCGCACAGCACAATCTTCGCAGGGCCCTTCTTCATCTCGGCCCCAGACATCATCGGGGTCCTCCTACTGCAACGGCGTTGGTGGCTTGCCCGTTGTGGGTGCGCCACTCTACACTACACAGCCGTCCTTCTACTCCTCGTCTCCTGTAGACCTCACCTGGCAAGACTGA